In one Mucilaginibacter ginsenosidivorax genomic region, the following are encoded:
- a CDS encoding solute:sodium symporter family transporter, which produces MNASMIIGFLFFTGIVAFAFWYKSGKTKVSTLNGLFFANRSLGFLLVGGGLLFTNINTASIIGENELTYTNNMTVMAWGVSSVLAMLLVSEFIMPLYIKMGIATTPDFLTTRYGRGVGKLVSVIFLVSYIFNLLPSVLYAGAVAFNGLFHFSYVWKIEYSTVILILVWIMGTIGCLFSMLGGLRAITTLDILLGVGFFTGGILLPFFGLKYIGHGDIRVGLHQLLTVHKEHLNSIGSSSDAIPFGTLFTGMLLVNLYYWGTEQYIIQQVLSSKDLKTSQKGLAVASLGKLISPLLLNIPGIIAVHVFSKMNNTAEVFPRLDSLVSPPFIAGFIAAVIFVAALTTFNAGLNSSSTLFMLNIYKPWLHKHSKQVPEKKLLRTAKQFEIVVCLAAMFIAPLILFVKNGFYTYVQIVNGFFNVPIFTIMFMGFVTTKVPAIAAKVGLIFFIVCYALSQLVFDTHIHFLHILAILFVVTCGIMLVIGKLYPMPVPYTLKLNNAVDIKPWKNRHYYTVILLVLMIALFVLFSPLILAK; this is translated from the coding sequence ATGAACGCCAGCATGATCATCGGCTTCCTCTTTTTTACCGGGATAGTAGCTTTTGCCTTCTGGTACAAATCTGGCAAAACCAAGGTCAGTACATTAAATGGGCTATTCTTTGCCAACAGGAGCCTGGGATTTTTACTTGTTGGCGGTGGCCTGTTGTTCACCAATATCAATACAGCCTCTATCATTGGCGAAAACGAGCTAACCTATACCAATAACATGACTGTTATGGCCTGGGGCGTAAGTTCGGTATTGGCCATGCTGCTGGTATCAGAATTTATTATGCCGCTGTACATTAAAATGGGTATAGCAACCACACCCGATTTTTTGACCACAAGGTATGGTCGCGGTGTTGGTAAATTGGTTTCGGTTATATTTTTGGTCAGCTACATATTCAACCTGCTACCATCGGTGCTTTACGCAGGGGCCGTGGCCTTTAATGGCTTGTTTCATTTTTCTTATGTTTGGAAAATAGAATACTCCACGGTTATCCTCATCCTGGTTTGGATAATGGGAACAATCGGCTGCCTTTTTTCTATGCTGGGTGGGTTAAGGGCCATTACCACATTAGATATCCTGCTTGGGGTTGGCTTTTTTACCGGCGGAATCCTGCTGCCATTCTTTGGGTTAAAATATATAGGGCATGGCGATATCCGGGTAGGTTTACACCAGTTGCTTACCGTGCATAAGGAGCATTTGAATAGCATCGGCTCATCGTCAGATGCCATCCCTTTTGGCACCTTATTTACCGGCATGTTACTGGTCAATCTTTATTACTGGGGTACCGAGCAATATATCATCCAGCAGGTGCTTTCCTCAAAAGACCTTAAAACTTCGCAAAAAGGTTTGGCCGTAGCCTCTTTAGGAAAACTGATCTCGCCCCTGCTTTTAAACATACCCGGTATTATAGCGGTACACGTTTTTTCAAAAATGAATAATACCGCCGAAGTGTTCCCGCGGCTGGACAGCCTGGTTTCCCCTCCTTTTATAGCTGGTTTTATTGCCGCGGTGATATTTGTTGCCGCCCTTACCACTTTTAATGCGGGCCTTAACAGTTCCAGCACGTTGTTTATGCTAAATATTTATAAGCCCTGGCTACACAAACATTCAAAACAGGTACCCGAAAAAAAACTGTTAAGAACAGCCAAACAATTTGAAATTGTGGTTTGCCTGGCTGCCATGTTTATTGCCCCGCTCATCCTATTTGTAAAAAATGGCTTTTATACTTATGTGCAAATAGTTAACGGCTTTTTTAACGTGCCCATATTTACCATTATGTTTATGGGCTTTGTCACAACAAAAGTTCCGGCAATTGCGGCTAAAGTAGGTTTGATCTTTTTTATTGTATGTTATGCCCTTTCGCAGTTAGTTTTTGATACACATATCCATTTTCTCCATATCCTGGCTATTTTATTTGTGGTTACTTGTGGCATTATGCTGGTTATTGGCAAATTATACCCCATGCCCGTTCCGTATACACTGAAGCTTAATAACGCGGTAGATATAAAGCCCTGGAAAAACCGCCACTATTATACCGTGATATTACTTGTACTCATGATTGCATTATTTGTCCTTTTCTCACCGCTTATTCTTGCAAAATAA
- a CDS encoding winged helix-turn-helix domain-containing protein, with protein sequence MDRIFEEIRKLAEIPSYSKHDRFVQGIINSIDEKIIGQDEMLPSVNRLIKELGFSRETIVKGYKDLISRGIVEAKNRLGYFVGNGNTGQTLNVALLMYNLDTFEEQFYRNFRHELGANVQLTPYFHHGNIEIFETILLQIKGKYGMYVVAPIPHPKTKELLETIPRNKFLMFDRFEQLDGEFNHITQEFGDASYAVFSKLAPQIKQFDEFIFYHSANSLDPKEIVDSFKKFLKEFNIKGRIEEEYLPGSVEKGKVYFTLDNFALWQIMRDCKTQKLKPGKDLGVLSHNDEPAKEIIGITTFSADFSNMGKMAGHAVLSKEKIQLTVPMNLFERHTL encoded by the coding sequence ATGGATAGAATTTTCGAAGAAATAAGGAAGCTGGCCGAAATCCCATCTTACTCAAAGCACGACCGCTTTGTACAGGGGATTATTAATTCTATAGATGAAAAAATAATTGGCCAGGACGAAATGCTGCCATCTGTAAACCGGCTAATTAAAGAGCTTGGTTTTTCAAGGGAAACCATTGTGAAAGGCTATAAAGATTTAATTAGCCGCGGAATTGTAGAAGCGAAGAACCGTTTGGGTTATTTTGTAGGTAACGGCAATACCGGGCAAACTTTAAACGTGGCGTTGCTGATGTATAACCTGGATACATTTGAAGAGCAGTTTTACCGGAATTTCAGGCACGAGCTGGGCGCGAATGTACAGCTAACCCCTTATTTCCACCACGGTAATATCGAAATATTTGAAACTATCCTGCTGCAAATAAAAGGCAAATATGGCATGTACGTAGTTGCTCCTATTCCGCATCCTAAAACAAAAGAATTATTGGAGACCATCCCACGTAATAAATTCCTGATGTTTGACCGCTTTGAACAATTGGACGGCGAGTTTAACCACATTACCCAGGAGTTTGGAGATGCATCCTACGCTGTTTTTTCAAAGCTGGCCCCCCAAATAAAACAGTTTGATGAATTTATATTTTATCATTCGGCAAATTCATTAGATCCGAAGGAGATTGTAGATTCCTTTAAAAAGTTTTTGAAAGAATTTAACATCAAAGGCCGGATAGAAGAAGAATACCTTCCCGGTTCCGTTGAAAAGGGAAAGGTATATTTTACACTGGACAACTTTGCCTTATGGCAAATTATGCGCGATTGTAAAACCCAAAAACTTAAGCCAGGTAAGGACCTCGGCGTGTTATCACATAACGATGAGCCCGCTAAAGAGATCATCGGTATAACCACCTTTTCTGCTGATTTCTCGAACATGGGAAAAATGGCCGGCCATGCTGTTTTATCAAAAGAAAAAATACAGCTTACCGTTCCTATGAACCTGTTTGAGCGGCATACGCTTTAG
- a CDS encoding RagB/SusD family nutrient uptake outer membrane protein — translation MKKIYTIFSLTLLFFTGISCKKVLDLQPTSSFSTNTVWTDPALIQVFVNQIYKESVFAFKDGGFGWGSQTDELYSNFNWCNENTYILGQATPDNQGSSFPLNYSSTLNYWTTLYSTIQKTNQFFQNVVQADTVGHGAQLNNMKGEVHFLRALCYFELLKRFGGVPLITKVYTVNDNTFNESRATWDQTRDFILADIAAAAAILPKTYSSADYGKATLGAALALKSRLLLYAASPTYNTGNDASRWQAASDAAKAVIDLGQYSLHGNSSTYNTIFTDFFNSEVIFSRVFSATVQEDRYNTLYRDLSPNGYNGYSAYNVLEQMVEDFDMADGTPFSWANSGTNPYQNRDPRFYADILYNGAPFQGRGAQFYEGGLDSKESSLSPWNASKTGYTMRKMVDESYNFNIQPYSACQWVSFRLAEIYLNYAEAQAALGNSGQALLYLNKIRDRAGMPAITATGAALTDAIRHERRIELCFEGHRYFDLRRWGIAEIGSKDGLGITITPTSPANTSFTYKVVTMQKRTWVPSFYYYPIPRKEIQINPNLKQNPNYN, via the coding sequence ATGAAAAAAATATATACAATCTTTAGTTTAACACTATTGTTTTTTACGGGCATCTCCTGTAAAAAAGTGCTCGACTTACAGCCAACCAGTTCCTTTTCAACCAACACGGTTTGGACAGACCCTGCCCTTATCCAGGTATTTGTTAACCAGATATATAAAGAATCTGTATTTGCATTTAAGGATGGCGGATTTGGATGGGGTTCGCAAACGGATGAATTGTACAGTAATTTTAACTGGTGCAATGAAAACACCTACATCCTGGGCCAGGCTACCCCTGATAACCAGGGTAGCTCCTTCCCATTAAATTACAGTTCGACGCTTAATTACTGGACAACCCTTTATAGTACTATACAAAAAACCAACCAGTTTTTTCAAAATGTGGTACAGGCAGATACAGTAGGCCATGGAGCGCAACTTAACAATATGAAAGGCGAAGTCCATTTTTTAAGGGCATTATGCTACTTTGAGTTGTTAAAGCGTTTCGGCGGGGTACCATTGATCACCAAAGTTTACACGGTTAATGATAATACCTTTAACGAATCAAGGGCTACCTGGGACCAGACAAGGGATTTTATTCTGGCCGATATAGCCGCTGCCGCCGCCATACTGCCCAAAACCTATAGCAGCGCCGATTATGGCAAAGCAACCCTGGGTGCTGCGCTCGCGCTCAAATCGCGCCTGTTGCTGTATGCTGCAAGCCCTACCTACAACACCGGGAATGATGCAAGCCGCTGGCAGGCCGCTTCCGACGCGGCAAAGGCAGTTATCGATCTTGGTCAATATTCGTTGCATGGCAATTCATCAACTTATAACACCATTTTTACCGATTTTTTCAACAGCGAGGTGATCTTCTCGCGGGTGTTTAGCGCTACCGTACAGGAAGACCGGTACAACACGCTTTACCGCGACCTTAGCCCGAATGGCTATAACGGTTATAGTGCTTATAACGTGCTGGAGCAAATGGTTGAGGACTTTGACATGGCCGACGGAACGCCGTTTAGCTGGGCTAATAGCGGAACAAATCCGTACCAGAACAGGGATCCCCGGTTTTATGCAGACATCCTGTATAACGGTGCTCCTTTTCAGGGTCGTGGCGCGCAATTTTATGAAGGCGGCCTCGATTCAAAAGAAAGTTCTTTGTCTCCGTGGAATGCTTCGAAAACAGGGTATACCATGCGAAAAATGGTTGATGAAAGCTATAATTTTAATATTCAGCCGTATAGCGCCTGTCAATGGGTATCTTTCCGTTTGGCCGAAATTTATTTAAATTATGCAGAGGCGCAGGCAGCGCTTGGCAACAGCGGGCAGGCACTACTTTACCTGAATAAGATAAGGGACAGGGCCGGAATGCCGGCAATAACCGCAACCGGGGCCGCTTTAACAGACGCCATTCGCCACGAAAGGCGAATAGAGCTGTGTTTTGAAGGCCACCGTTATTTTGACCTGCGCCGTTGGGGAATAGCCGAAATTGGCTCAAAAGATGGATTGGGTATTACCATTACACCAACCTCGCCGGCCAATACTTCCTTTACTTATAAGGTAGTCACCATGCAAAAAAGAACCTGGGTACCCAGTTTTTATTACTATCCTATTCCCCGCAAGGAGATACAGATTAACCCTAACCTAAAACAAAACCCCAATTACAACTAA